The following proteins come from a genomic window of Euryarchaeota archaeon:
- a CDS encoding HEAT repeat domain-containing protein, with protein sequence MKPDTKSPYKSFVEVTHREHFVRDKTFDIDHVRLDIRVDEKAGTVGGSATIELSAIAAVSEIELDAIDLQVKRVVEGGKSLRFERLAEKLRIRLGRKLKEGQKTRVKVFYSASPKKGLYFIRPDKGYPDKPYQVWSQGEQEDNRYWMPIYDSPNDKMTSEVVATVRDGLTALSNGRLLSAKHDKRAKTRTFHWMQDKPHPSYLIALVIGEFAEVKDKAGHVPLGYYVRAKDEALAAPTFKATKEVIAFFEKSIGHPYPWAKYDQVVITDFMWGGMENTTLTTVNEKYLVDEKTRADFDPDGLVAHELAHQWWGDLVTTKSWEHIWLNEGFATYFDALFYEHKHGKDEFQYHMLANAKSYMDEDSNSYRRPVVTNMFTDPEDMFDRHTYPKGAWALHMIRYALGDALFWKAINHYIKKNAGKNVETNDFKIAIEEATGRNLDWVFRQWLYKAGHPEYEVKWSWNDGVSAVVLNVKQKQTVTEDTPMFRMPVEILVETEKRTKTFKLDVEKAEQTFHLVVDSKPKLVQFDPDQWILKRLKFEKEKDELLHELANSKGIIGRITAAEGLSKVINDDKVIAALEASLTRDKFYVVRISSGRALAAIGNDLALESLLKGLKDKDPRVRRSVADSLGGFKKPPAVEALIKTIGSDKSDYVVAYALAALGKTRSERAFDVLAKNLPRKSHNDVIPSGVLSGLSELKDERAVSLIVKETAYGRPSTIRNAAISALGRLWEPLEKKRDDIMDALADTARDEMHSQRRATYEALAHVVESRAFAALDRGANTDPIGMLRHTARLSLKSLREKKEEQATHAKTQKELEEMREKMKQLELKIADVEQKVGKAGKNGARKR encoded by the coding sequence ATGAAGCCGGACACCAAATCCCCCTACAAGTCCTTCGTCGAAGTGACCCACCGCGAGCACTTCGTCCGGGACAAGACGTTCGACATCGACCACGTGCGCCTCGACATCCGCGTCGACGAGAAGGCGGGCACTGTCGGCGGGAGTGCGACGATCGAGCTGTCCGCCATCGCCGCGGTGTCGGAGATAGAACTCGACGCCATCGACCTGCAGGTGAAGCGCGTGGTCGAGGGGGGTAAAAGCCTCCGGTTCGAGAGACTCGCGGAGAAGCTGCGTATCCGGCTCGGCCGAAAGCTCAAGGAAGGCCAGAAGACGCGCGTCAAGGTCTTCTACTCCGCCTCACCGAAGAAAGGCCTCTATTTCATCCGGCCGGACAAAGGCTATCCTGACAAGCCGTACCAGGTGTGGTCCCAGGGCGAGCAGGAGGACAACCGGTACTGGATGCCCATCTACGATTCCCCGAACGACAAGATGACGAGCGAGGTCGTGGCCACGGTAAGGGACGGTCTCACCGCCCTCTCGAACGGAAGGCTCCTTTCGGCAAAGCACGACAAGAGAGCGAAGACGAGGACGTTCCACTGGATGCAGGACAAGCCGCATCCGTCCTACCTCATCGCGCTTGTCATAGGCGAATTCGCGGAAGTCAAGGATAAGGCCGGTCACGTGCCTCTCGGTTACTACGTCAGAGCGAAGGACGAAGCGCTCGCGGCCCCCACGTTCAAGGCCACGAAAGAGGTCATCGCGTTCTTCGAGAAGTCCATCGGCCACCCGTACCCTTGGGCGAAGTACGATCAAGTCGTCATCACCGATTTCATGTGGGGCGGGATGGAGAACACGACGCTCACGACGGTGAACGAGAAGTACCTCGTCGACGAGAAGACGCGCGCCGACTTCGACCCCGACGGGCTCGTCGCCCACGAGCTCGCCCACCAATGGTGGGGCGACCTAGTCACGACGAAGAGTTGGGAGCACATCTGGCTGAACGAGGGCTTCGCCACATATTTTGATGCTCTCTTCTACGAGCACAAGCACGGGAAGGACGAATTCCAGTACCACATGCTCGCGAACGCCAAGTCGTACATGGACGAGGATTCAAACAGCTACCGCCGGCCCGTAGTCACCAACATGTTCACCGACCCGGAGGACATGTTCGACCGGCACACGTACCCGAAGGGCGCTTGGGCGTTGCACATGATCCGGTACGCCCTCGGCGACGCCCTGTTCTGGAAGGCCATCAACCATTACATCAAGAAGAACGCGGGAAAGAACGTCGAGACGAACGACTTCAAGATCGCGATTGAAGAGGCGACCGGCCGCAACCTAGATTGGGTCTTCCGCCAATGGCTTTACAAGGCGGGGCACCCGGAATACGAGGTCAAGTGGTCATGGAACGACGGCGTGTCTGCCGTGGTCCTGAACGTCAAACAGAAGCAGACCGTGACCGAAGACACACCGATGTTCCGCATGCCCGTGGAGATACTTGTCGAGACCGAGAAGAGGACGAAGACGTTCAAGCTCGACGTGGAGAAGGCCGAGCAGACCTTCCATCTGGTCGTCGATTCAAAGCCAAAGCTCGTCCAGTTCGATCCCGACCAATGGATCTTGAAACGGCTGAAGTTCGAGAAGGAGAAGGACGAGCTTCTCCACGAGCTCGCGAACTCGAAGGGCATCATCGGGCGGATCACGGCCGCCGAAGGATTGAGCAAGGTCATCAATGACGACAAGGTCATCGCGGCGCTCGAGGCCAGTTTGACTCGCGACAAGTTCTACGTCGTGCGCATTTCGTCGGGCCGCGCCCTTGCCGCCATCGGCAACGACCTCGCCCTGGAGTCACTCCTAAAGGGCCTCAAGGACAAGGATCCGCGCGTACGTCGCTCCGTCGCCGACTCGCTCGGCGGTTTCAAGAAACCGCCCGCGGTGGAGGCGCTAATCAAGACGATCGGAAGCGACAAGAGCGATTACGTGGTGGCCTACGCGCTCGCTGCCCTTGGGAAGACACGATCAGAGCGCGCGTTCGACGTCCTGGCCAAGAACCTCCCAAGGAAAAGCCACAACGACGTCATCCCCTCCGGTGTCCTTTCCGGACTGTCGGAACTCAAGGACGAACGCGCGGTCTCCCTCATCGTCAAGGAGACGGCCTATGGGAGGCCGTCGACGATCCGCAACGCCGCGATATCGGCGCTCGGGAGGCTCTGGGAACCACTTGAGAAAAAGCGCGACGACATCATGGACGCCCTCGCCGACACGGCAAGGGATGAGATGCATTCGCAACGAAGAGCCACGTATGAAGCGCTCGCCCATGTGGTCGAATCCCGTGCGTTTGCCGCTCTTGATCGGGGCGCGAACACGGACCCCATAGGCATGCTCCGGCATACGGCAAGGCTTTCTCTGAAGTCTCTACGCGAGAAGAAGGAAGAGCAGGCGACCCACGCGAAGACGCAGAAGGAGCTCGAGGAGATGCGCGAGAAGATGAAACAGCTCGAACTCAAGATCGCGGACGTGGAACAGAAAGTCGGGAAGGCGGGGAAGAACGGGGCGCGAAAGCGATGA
- a CDS encoding EamA family transporter: protein MRSSAWFAPLAFAACCLIWGSTWLAIKVGYDGTSALMAAGLRFLLAAVILIVAGIALRSKFPLKGPSLHLAVAVGILLFTFDYGLIYWGEQVLESGLTAVLFATLPIQTALLANAFIPAERLTGRRAAGVALGFVGVLVIFNQSLTFDPSRLAPMLAIVLAATFASISSVTTKIRGHSVDVVGLNAVAMMIGAVLLFVGAAALGEPLIIPTAPTALFAIAYLAVLGSVVTFLLYFWLLKTWQATTLSFIAVIIPVIALVLGFWYRGEVVGPAVLVGGAMIIAGIYLVSTIGARAGSRLSAGK from the coding sequence GTGCGATCCTCTGCGTGGTTTGCCCCGCTCGCCTTCGCCGCATGTTGCCTCATCTGGGGCTCGACGTGGCTTGCGATCAAGGTCGGTTACGATGGCACGTCGGCACTCATGGCGGCGGGTCTGCGCTTCCTTCTTGCGGCGGTCATCCTCATTGTCGCCGGGATCGCGCTTCGCTCCAAGTTCCCGTTGAAAGGGCCGTCGCTTCATCTCGCGGTCGCGGTCGGCATCCTGCTTTTCACGTTCGATTACGGCCTCATATACTGGGGCGAACAGGTCCTCGAAAGCGGTCTCACGGCGGTCCTCTTCGCAACGCTTCCGATACAGACGGCGCTTCTTGCGAACGCGTTCATCCCGGCCGAGCGGTTGACCGGGAGGCGCGCCGCCGGGGTCGCCCTCGGGTTCGTCGGTGTCCTGGTCATATTCAACCAGAGCCTCACGTTCGATCCCTCGCGCCTTGCTCCCATGCTGGCCATCGTCCTCGCGGCCACGTTCGCCTCCATCTCCTCGGTCACCACGAAGATCCGCGGGCACTCGGTCGACGTGGTGGGCCTCAACGCGGTCGCCATGATGATCGGGGCCGTCCTCCTTTTCGTTGGCGCGGCCGCCCTCGGCGAACCGCTTATCATCCCGACGGCCCCGACGGCGCTTTTCGCCATTGCATATCTTGCGGTCCTCGGGTCGGTCGTCACCTTCCTACTCTATTTCTGGCTGCTCAAGACGTGGCAGGCGACCACGTTGTCGTTCATCGCCGTGATCATCCCTGTGATCGCGCTCGTCCTTGGATTCTGGTATCGCGGCGAGGTCGTGGGCCCAGCCGTCCTGGTCGGCGGCGCCATGATCATCGCGGGAATCTACCTGGTCTCGACCATTGGCGCCCGGGCGGGCTCTCGTCTCAGTGCGGGAAAGTAG
- a CDS encoding M28 family peptidase, translating into MARDMAVNGKTHASSLILGALVVLSGCVSTQPIATSSTLADAELSPAELMALLESATPPAVDAKRSVDWLIRFTDAYGPRVTGSAVEAQATEHIISELKAMGYTVELRNYAVAGLTAQTGSKFPLGPLRAIVAHIPGTTDPNHWVAWGGHYDSKAAWRQQVIDETLPEAQRVVENRSANWTMYRYGVTLKGAYDNGSGTMISLELARLLKSVPTEKTRAVILFNGEEEGLLASQAFVADIKDDPFVIDTYIGFDMVGINWPSTAGCMCIYSGASTADVFNPLQRAITVDMLGYPEGESAVQILNFSTRNSDERNFDRVNIPVMRWSGMRLASDYNAYHAPDDTMENIYTVAGGRGMFEAGVEKVLTSTYYTVLALDKLEIEYERTD; encoded by the coding sequence ATGGCGCGCGATATGGCCGTGAACGGGAAGACCCACGCATCCAGCCTCATCCTAGGGGCCCTTGTAGTCCTCTCGGGCTGCGTCTCCACGCAACCGATTGCGACATCGTCCACCCTAGCCGACGCGGAGCTTTCACCCGCCGAGCTCATGGCTCTTCTGGAGAGTGCGACGCCGCCGGCCGTCGATGCGAAGCGTTCCGTCGATTGGCTGATCCGGTTCACCGACGCGTACGGTCCTCGAGTGACCGGAAGCGCCGTCGAGGCTCAGGCCACCGAGCACATCATCTCCGAATTGAAGGCGATGGGTTACACGGTGGAATTGAGGAACTACGCGGTCGCCGGGCTCACTGCACAGACGGGGAGCAAGTTCCCGCTCGGGCCGCTACGGGCCATCGTGGCGCACATACCGGGGACCACGGATCCCAACCACTGGGTAGCATGGGGCGGGCATTACGATTCGAAGGCCGCGTGGCGCCAACAGGTCATCGATGAGACTCTGCCCGAGGCCCAACGCGTCGTCGAGAACCGTTCCGCGAATTGGACTATGTACCGTTACGGCGTCACTCTGAAAGGTGCTTACGACAACGGGTCCGGCACGATGATAAGCCTCGAACTGGCGCGCCTTCTCAAGTCCGTTCCCACGGAGAAGACGCGGGCCGTGATCCTTTTCAACGGCGAGGAGGAAGGGCTCCTTGCGTCGCAGGCGTTCGTTGCCGACATCAAGGACGACCCCTTCGTGATCGACACGTACATCGGCTTCGACATGGTGGGGATCAACTGGCCTTCCACCGCCGGATGCATGTGTATATATTCGGGCGCCTCGACGGCCGATGTCTTCAATCCCCTGCAACGCGCGATAACGGTCGACATGTTGGGTTACCCGGAGGGCGAGTCGGCCGTGCAGATCCTCAATTTCTCGACGCGCAATAGCGACGAGCGGAACTTCGACCGGGTGAACATCCCGGTGATGCGCTGGAGCGGGATGCGGCTCGCGTCGGACTACAACGCCTACCACGCGCCCGACGACACGATGGAGAACATCTACACCGTGGCGGGCGGGCGCGGCATGTTCGAGGCAGGCGTGGAAAAAGTACTCACAAGTACGTACTACACGGTGTTGGCGCTCGACAAGTTGGAGATCGAGTACGAGCGGACGGACTAA
- a CDS encoding S8 family serine peptidase, whose protein sequence is MRRDSFLILLLVLPGLTGCTGVTDQFVTQSAWALKITGIEALHARGTLGRGVLVAVVDTGIDTSHPEFAGVSVAWVDVVGGRTSPYDDNGHGTHVAGIIVGQGKNDVVKGATVKGGSPLSGLIAVKAVPGNGEVDDAGAARGISAAIDGGADVIVLSLGGKKGLLSLGSQTEDQVNRAVNLGVFVVAAAGNKEDPNEDNGDVATPASVQGAIAVGAVDEKEHIAPFSYKGKNTGVIGSIGARTDPNQKPELLAPGVNIVSSWKEGLYVSASGTSQATPYVGAVIALLLEGFPKYQRDGAAGGPSAVTEFKNVFMVTAKKIGPLAGRGPTAHDDYYGYGLVNAAAAFDALAAKG, encoded by the coding sequence ATGCGCCGGGATTCGTTCCTGATCCTGCTCTTGGTGCTTCCGGGGCTTACGGGCTGCACTGGGGTGACTGACCAATTCGTCACCCAATCGGCCTGGGCGCTGAAGATCACCGGCATCGAAGCCCTCCATGCGCGAGGCACCCTCGGTCGCGGCGTCCTCGTGGCCGTCGTCGACACTGGGATCGACACCTCGCACCCTGAATTCGCGGGCGTGAGCGTTGCGTGGGTGGACGTCGTGGGTGGGAGGACTTCGCCCTACGACGACAACGGCCACGGTACCCATGTCGCCGGGATAATAGTGGGCCAGGGAAAAAACGACGTCGTCAAAGGGGCGACGGTCAAAGGCGGCTCCCCCCTCTCGGGCCTCATCGCCGTGAAGGCGGTTCCGGGCAACGGGGAGGTGGACGATGCGGGGGCGGCGCGCGGCATCTCCGCCGCGATCGACGGCGGCGCGGACGTCATCGTCCTCTCGCTCGGAGGAAAGAAGGGTCTCCTGTCCTTGGGGAGCCAGACCGAAGACCAGGTTAACCGCGCCGTGAACCTCGGCGTCTTCGTCGTCGCCGCCGCGGGGAACAAAGAAGACCCGAACGAGGACAACGGCGACGTAGCGACCCCTGCGTCCGTCCAAGGAGCGATCGCGGTGGGCGCCGTGGACGAGAAGGAGCACATCGCGCCTTTCAGCTACAAGGGGAAGAACACGGGTGTCATCGGGTCGATCGGCGCGAGGACGGACCCGAACCAGAAACCGGAGCTCTTGGCTCCAGGCGTCAACATCGTCTCCTCATGGAAGGAGGGCCTCTACGTCTCGGCAAGCGGCACTTCGCAGGCAACACCCTACGTGGGCGCCGTGATCGCCTTGCTCCTCGAAGGTTTCCCGAAGTACCAACGGGACGGGGCCGCCGGCGGCCCGAGCGCCGTCACGGAGTTCAAGAACGTCTTCATGGTGACGGCCAAGAAGATCGGGCCTCTTGCGGGCCGTGGCCCCACCGCTCACGACGATTACTACGGATACGGGCTCGTGAACGCCGCCGCGGCCTTCGACGCGCTCGCCGCCAAGGGGTAG
- a CDS encoding DUF1611 domain-containing protein has translation MTTVILAHDKFGPVSAKTGASLIRYGRDKVVAVIDRSKAGHDAGEFLDVAKGIPIVASMREALAFKPDTLAIGIAPVGGMLPDEWRVDLETALQNGVDVVSGLHFFIADDPALAGLSARTGAKIVDVRRPPQRRLIATGEARRIPAITVLTIGTDCSIGKMTTAVELQREALRRGIEAAFVATGQTGMMIGADEGVAIDAVVGDFMAGEVERMVLSAAGKGKRLIVVEGQGTTSHPAYSGVTVSLLHGASPDYLILCHDATRKHKKSFEDFPIVPLKEEIENNERLLRHTTGGRVVGVALMTLGLTDEQARAEVAKAERESGLPATDPVRFGPGILMDAIEKASYGHRKRVTLRGH, from the coding sequence GTGACCACGGTCATCCTCGCCCATGACAAGTTCGGGCCCGTGTCGGCAAAGACCGGCGCGAGCCTCATTCGTTACGGACGGGACAAGGTGGTCGCTGTCATCGACCGCTCGAAGGCGGGGCACGACGCCGGCGAGTTCCTCGACGTCGCCAAGGGGATCCCCATCGTCGCTTCCATGCGCGAGGCCCTCGCCTTCAAGCCGGACACCCTCGCGATCGGCATCGCTCCCGTAGGCGGCATGCTCCCGGACGAATGGCGTGTCGACCTCGAAACTGCGCTTCAAAACGGGGTCGACGTCGTGAGCGGACTCCACTTCTTCATCGCCGATGACCCCGCACTTGCCGGACTCTCGGCCCGGACCGGCGCCAAGATAGTCGATGTCCGGCGGCCGCCGCAGCGAAGACTCATCGCGACGGGCGAGGCGCGAAGGATCCCAGCGATCACGGTCCTCACGATCGGCACGGATTGCTCCATCGGGAAGATGACGACGGCAGTGGAACTCCAACGCGAAGCGCTACGGCGCGGCATCGAGGCGGCCTTCGTCGCCACCGGCCAGACGGGCATGATGATCGGCGCCGATGAAGGGGTCGCGATCGATGCGGTCGTGGGCGATTTCATGGCGGGCGAGGTTGAGCGCATGGTGTTGTCCGCGGCAGGAAAGGGCAAGCGCCTGATAGTCGTGGAGGGGCAGGGGACGACAAGCCACCCCGCCTACTCCGGAGTGACGGTTTCGTTGCTTCACGGCGCCTCGCCAGACTACCTCATCCTCTGCCATGACGCGACGAGAAAGCACAAGAAAAGCTTCGAAGACTTCCCCATAGTGCCACTGAAGGAGGAGATCGAGAACAACGAGCGGCTTCTCCGGCACACGACCGGCGGGCGCGTGGTCGGCGTCGCGCTCATGACCCTCGGGTTGACGGATGAGCAGGCGCGCGCCGAGGTGGCGAAGGCCGAGCGGGAATCGGGGCTGCCGGCGACCGACCCCGTGCGATTCGGGCCTGGGATATTGATGGATGCGATCGAGAAGGCGTCCTACGGTCATAGGAAACGGGTGACGCTTCGTGGACATTGA
- a CDS encoding dipeptide epimerase, which produces MDIDVSRRDLKLKRPFVISAGASDLVTVVRVKVTDGKSSGLGEASPSLRVTGETVASVEDVLGIVRRQILSDRRGLDAGFKEARTGISGNGSAMAALDMAILDLRGKEAGRPARRLLRLPKARLATSKTVSLAEPKEMAEEAALFLVEGYGTLKIKLGAGPKDAARIAAVRAAAPKARLRVDANAGWDPRTARRMLDALEDNRVELLEQPVSPRLVRDLRDLTAATKIPVFADESVKTVEDVEFLAATKTVRGINVKLMKSGGIRPAADLLKAARKRRLKTMIGCMIESSVAISAAAQLLALADFADLDGADLIANDDYAGASIVKGVISTPDGPGLGLSPL; this is translated from the coding sequence GTGGACATTGACGTCTCGCGGCGCGACCTGAAACTCAAGAGGCCCTTCGTGATCTCTGCCGGCGCGTCGGACCTGGTCACGGTAGTTCGAGTGAAGGTCACCGACGGCAAGTCGAGCGGCCTCGGTGAGGCGTCGCCGTCTTTACGCGTGACGGGCGAGACCGTGGCCAGTGTCGAGGACGTCCTCGGGATCGTCCGGCGCCAGATACTTTCAGACCGCCGTGGGCTCGATGCCGGGTTCAAAGAAGCGCGGACCGGGATATCCGGGAATGGCTCCGCCATGGCGGCGCTCGACATGGCCATCCTAGACCTACGAGGCAAGGAAGCGGGCCGTCCGGCGCGCCGCCTCCTTCGACTTCCGAAGGCGCGACTGGCCACTTCGAAGACCGTGAGCCTCGCCGAACCAAAGGAGATGGCCGAGGAGGCCGCCTTGTTCCTCGTCGAGGGCTACGGGACGTTGAAGATCAAACTCGGTGCCGGGCCCAAGGACGCGGCCCGCATCGCCGCCGTGCGCGCGGCCGCTCCGAAGGCGCGATTACGCGTGGACGCGAACGCGGGATGGGACCCGCGCACCGCCCGCCGGATGCTCGATGCGCTTGAAGACAACCGCGTGGAACTCCTCGAACAGCCGGTGAGCCCTCGTCTCGTGCGGGATCTACGGGACCTTACCGCCGCCACGAAGATCCCGGTATTCGCGGACGAGTCTGTGAAGACCGTGGAGGACGTCGAGTTCTTGGCCGCGACCAAGACCGTCCGGGGGATAAACGTGAAACTGATGAAATCCGGCGGCATCAGGCCCGCCGCCGACCTTCTAAAGGCGGCCAGGAAGCGGCGATTGAAGACGATGATCGGGTGCATGATAGAATCGAGCGTCGCGATCTCGGCCGCCGCGCAGCTTCTTGCCCTCGCGGATTTCGCCGACCTCGACGGAGCGGACCTCATCGCAAACGACGACTACGCGGGGGCGTCCATCGTGAAGGGCGTGATCTCGACGCCGGACGGACCTGGCCTCGGTCTTTCGCCCCTTTGA
- a CDS encoding DUF357 domain-containing protein — protein MAEGAADRIPKERLEKYLAITREALGHVKIAAHERSHLRRSADEFLEMARAYYEDAMHFSEKGDMVNAFACVNYAHGWLDAGARIGLFEVSGKYKLFALD, from the coding sequence ATGGCGGAGGGCGCCGCGGACCGTATCCCGAAGGAACGGCTCGAGAAGTACCTCGCCATCACCCGGGAGGCGTTGGGCCACGTGAAGATCGCGGCGCACGAGAGATCCCATTTGCGAAGGTCGGCCGACGAGTTCCTCGAGATGGCGCGCGCGTACTATGAGGACGCCATGCATTTTTCAGAAAAGGGCGACATGGTGAACGCCTTCGCCTGCGTGAACTACGCGCACGGCTGGCTTGACGCGGGGGCCCGGATCGGCCTGTTCGAGGTCTCGGGCAAATACAAATTGTTCGCGCTGGACTGA
- a CDS encoding ATP-binding protein produces MQEQLGVIYGHVDAAEFKIALNDAQVKRGEYVKVRHDEGIVLARIHAITRESDLSFERASSVSPFSRPDVSDKLSANAIVLGYRDARSILRSPHSPFKAGERVLRADADLIRSVLGLADDDGAYIGFLAGHDIPVRLDINALVQKHVCVLAKTGAGKSYVVGVILEELLKKQVPIVVIDPHGEYSSLAEPNVERREMTIMRRFGVKPKGYSEAVIEYSPDNAVNANAQKLKLDGTNLRPHEFNDILGGRISSVQMGMLHQAIKAITDRGKDYTVRDVIEEVKRNQSNAKWNLVSTLELVEGLGIFHEEGTPVAALAKKGQCTVVNLRGVPPEIQQMVVSRLGKELFEARKLNRIPPMMLVVEEAHNFCPERGYGVALSSDLLRTVAAEGRKFGLGLTVVSQRPAKVDKNVVSQCNTQFILKVTNPNDLKAISSSVEGLTGEMEGEIAKLPVGVAIVSNAALAQPIFVEIRPRETKHGGSSVNVLEDLDSEAPEEEREVETPVSRRAIHEELEAADTEPASPPVTTDRDFLEVREATMRLAESDLSRLPERNLDELLTLIDAKLFPKIERLLRDYKDDEGTKDLKRSLESVRVKVKSQLRKGKGFHARLWNR; encoded by the coding sequence ATGCAGGAACAATTAGGCGTCATTTACGGGCACGTCGACGCCGCGGAGTTCAAGATTGCGTTGAACGATGCCCAGGTCAAACGCGGCGAGTACGTGAAGGTCAGGCACGACGAGGGGATAGTGCTCGCGCGCATCCACGCGATCACCCGCGAGAGCGACCTTTCGTTCGAACGCGCCTCGTCCGTTTCACCCTTCAGTCGGCCCGACGTCTCGGACAAGCTGTCGGCGAACGCGATCGTCCTTGGCTACCGGGACGCACGATCCATACTTCGAAGCCCTCATTCCCCTTTCAAGGCCGGCGAGCGCGTGCTCCGCGCGGACGCGGACCTGATCCGGAGCGTCTTGGGTCTCGCCGACGACGATGGCGCCTACATCGGCTTCCTGGCAGGCCACGACATCCCGGTGCGGCTCGACATCAATGCGCTCGTCCAAAAACACGTCTGCGTCCTTGCGAAGACGGGGGCGGGCAAGTCTTACGTGGTCGGGGTCATCCTCGAGGAGCTTCTCAAGAAGCAAGTGCCCATCGTCGTGATCGATCCGCACGGTGAGTACTCGAGCCTCGCCGAACCGAACGTCGAGAGGCGCGAGATGACGATCATGCGCCGGTTCGGCGTGAAACCCAAGGGCTACAGCGAGGCGGTCATCGAGTACTCGCCGGACAACGCCGTGAACGCGAACGCGCAAAAGCTGAAACTCGATGGGACTAACCTGCGCCCCCATGAATTCAACGACATACTCGGGGGCCGCATATCGAGCGTCCAGATGGGGATGCTCCACCAGGCGATCAAGGCGATAACGGATCGCGGCAAGGACTACACGGTGCGCGACGTCATCGAAGAGGTCAAGCGCAACCAATCGAACGCCAAGTGGAACCTAGTCTCGACGCTCGAACTCGTCGAGGGCCTCGGGATCTTCCACGAGGAGGGCACGCCCGTGGCGGCCCTCGCCAAGAAGGGGCAATGCACGGTCGTCAATCTCCGGGGCGTGCCGCCGGAGATCCAGCAGATGGTCGTGTCGCGACTTGGAAAAGAGCTTTTCGAGGCGAGGAAACTCAACCGCATCCCACCGATGATGCTTGTCGTCGAGGAGGCTCACAATTTCTGCCCTGAACGCGGCTACGGCGTCGCCCTCTCGTCGGATCTTCTTCGGACCGTGGCCGCGGAGGGGCGCAAGTTCGGCCTTGGTCTCACCGTCGTGAGCCAACGCCCGGCCAAGGTCGACAAGAACGTGGTTTCCCAATGCAACACGCAGTTCATCCTCAAAGTGACGAACCCGAACGACCTCAAGGCCATCTCCTCCTCGGTCGAAGGCCTCACTGGAGAGATGGAGGGCGAGATCGCGAAACTCCCGGTGGGCGTTGCGATAGTCTCGAACGCGGCGCTGGCGCAGCCCATCTTCGTCGAGATCAGGCCGCGCGAGACGAAGCACGGCGGGAGCTCCGTCAATGTCCTCGAAGACCTCGATTCCGAGGCGCCGGAGGAGGAACGGGAGGTCGAGACGCCGGTGTCGCGGCGGGCCATCCACGAGGAGTTGGAGGCCGCGGACACGGAACCGGCGTCGCCGCCTGTGACGACGGATCGCGATTTCCTTGAGGTACGGGAAGCGACGATGCGGCTCGCCGAAAGCGACCTGTCGCGCCTCCCGGAAAGGAACCTGGACGAGTTGTTGACGCTCATCGACGCGAAGCTCTTCCCAAAGATCGAGAGGCTGCTTCGCGATTACAAGGATGACGAGGGCACGAAAGACCTGAAACGGAGCCTCGAAAGCGTGCGCGTGAAGGTGAAGTCCCAATTGAGGAAAGGGAAGGGGTTCCACGCCCGGCTCTGGAACCGGTGA